One genomic region from Zalophus californianus isolate mZalCal1 chromosome 12, mZalCal1.pri.v2, whole genome shotgun sequence encodes:
- the FAM131B gene encoding protein FAM131B isoform X1, whose product MGCIGSRTVGNEVIAVDWKGLKDVDQIHMDSTSSLHGSTLHRPSTEQTRTDFSWDGINLSMEDTTSILPKLKRNSNAYGIGALAKSSFSGISRSMKDHVTKPTAMGQGRVAHMIEWQGWGKAPAIQPQHSHEAVRRDTDAYSDLSDGEKEARFLAGVMEQFAISEATLMAWSSMDGEDMSVNSTQEPLGCNYSDNYQELMESQDALAQAPMDGWPHSYVSQGMYCLGSSDAWEASDQSLIASPATGSYLGPAFDDSQPSLHEMGPSQPACGYSAQEPPPLLGSDTDWAPEVGAVDLARGPAEEEKRPLAPEEEDDAGCRDLESLSPREDPEMSTALSRKVSDVTSSGVQSFDEEEGEANN is encoded by the exons ATGGGCTGCATCGGCTCCCGGACCGTGG GGAATGAGGTGATTGCAGTGGACTGGAAGGGCCTGAAGGATGTCGACCAGATCCACATGGACAGCACCAGCTCGCTGCATGGGAGCACCCTCCATCGGCCATCCACCGAG CAAACCCGGACTGACTTCTCCTGGGACGGCATCAAT ctctccatGGAGGACACCACTTCCATTCTTCCGAAGCTTAAGCGAAACTCTAACGCCTACGGCATTGGGGCCCTGGCAAAGTCATCCTTCTCAG GGATTTCTCGCAGCATGAAGGACCATGTGACGAAGCCCACAGCCATGGGGCAAGGCCGGGTGGCCCACATGATtgagtggcagggctgggggaaggcgCCAGCCATTCAGCCGCAACATAGCCACGAGGCAGTGCGCAGGGATACCGACGCCTACTCGGACCTCAGCGATGGCGAGAAGGAGGCACGTTTCCTAGCAG GTGTCATGGAGCAGTTTGCCATCTCCGAGGCCACACTCATGGCCTGGTCTTCCATGGACGGGGAGGACATGAGTGTCAACTCCACCCAGGAGCCACTGGGCTGCAACTACAGTGACAACTACCAGGAGCTGATGGAGAGTCAAG ATGCCCTTGCTCAAGCCCCCATGGATGGATGGCCTCACTCCTATGTGTCCCAGGGCATGTACTGTCTGGGGTCGTCGGATGCCTGGGAAGCCAGCGACCAGTCCCTCATTGCCTCTCCGGCCACAGGATCCTATCTTGGCCCTGCATTTGATGACTCACAGCCCAGCTTGCATGAAATGGGGCCGTCCCAGCCTGCTTGCGGATACTCTGCTCAGGAGCCTCCACCTTTGCTGGGGTCAGACACGGACTGGGCTCCGGAGGTGGGGGCAGTGGACCTGGCAAGGGGCCCTGCTGAGGAGGAGAAGAGGCCACTGGCCCCCGAGGAGGAAGACGATGCAGGATGCCGGGACCTGGAGTCACTTTCCCCACGAGAAGATCCTGAGATGTCCACTGCTCTCAGCCGGAAAGTGTCTGATGTCACATCCTCAGGTGTGCAATCCTTCGATGAGGAGGAGGGCGAGGCTAACAACTAG
- the FAM131B gene encoding protein FAM131B isoform X2 produces MDSTSSLHGSTLHRPSTEQTRTDFSWDGINLSMEDTTSILPKLKRNSNAYGIGALAKSSFSGISRSMKDHVTKPTAMGQGRVAHMIEWQGWGKAPAIQPQHSHEAVRRDTDAYSDLSDGEKEARFLAGVMEQFAISEATLMAWSSMDGEDMSVNSTQEPLGCNYSDNYQELMESQDALAQAPMDGWPHSYVSQGMYCLGSSDAWEASDQSLIASPATGSYLGPAFDDSQPSLHEMGPSQPACGYSAQEPPPLLGSDTDWAPEVGAVDLARGPAEEEKRPLAPEEEDDAGCRDLESLSPREDPEMSTALSRKVSDVTSSGVQSFDEEEGEANN; encoded by the exons ATGGACAGCACCAGCTCGCTGCATGGGAGCACCCTCCATCGGCCATCCACCGAG CAAACCCGGACTGACTTCTCCTGGGACGGCATCAAT ctctccatGGAGGACACCACTTCCATTCTTCCGAAGCTTAAGCGAAACTCTAACGCCTACGGCATTGGGGCCCTGGCAAAGTCATCCTTCTCAG GGATTTCTCGCAGCATGAAGGACCATGTGACGAAGCCCACAGCCATGGGGCAAGGCCGGGTGGCCCACATGATtgagtggcagggctgggggaaggcgCCAGCCATTCAGCCGCAACATAGCCACGAGGCAGTGCGCAGGGATACCGACGCCTACTCGGACCTCAGCGATGGCGAGAAGGAGGCACGTTTCCTAGCAG GTGTCATGGAGCAGTTTGCCATCTCCGAGGCCACACTCATGGCCTGGTCTTCCATGGACGGGGAGGACATGAGTGTCAACTCCACCCAGGAGCCACTGGGCTGCAACTACAGTGACAACTACCAGGAGCTGATGGAGAGTCAAG ATGCCCTTGCTCAAGCCCCCATGGATGGATGGCCTCACTCCTATGTGTCCCAGGGCATGTACTGTCTGGGGTCGTCGGATGCCTGGGAAGCCAGCGACCAGTCCCTCATTGCCTCTCCGGCCACAGGATCCTATCTTGGCCCTGCATTTGATGACTCACAGCCCAGCTTGCATGAAATGGGGCCGTCCCAGCCTGCTTGCGGATACTCTGCTCAGGAGCCTCCACCTTTGCTGGGGTCAGACACGGACTGGGCTCCGGAGGTGGGGGCAGTGGACCTGGCAAGGGGCCCTGCTGAGGAGGAGAAGAGGCCACTGGCCCCCGAGGAGGAAGACGATGCAGGATGCCGGGACCTGGAGTCACTTTCCCCACGAGAAGATCCTGAGATGTCCACTGCTCTCAGCCGGAAAGTGTCTGATGTCACATCCTCAGGTGTGCAATCCTTCGATGAGGAGGAGGGCGAGGCTAACAACTAG